A DNA window from Mytilus edulis chromosome 14, xbMytEdul2.2, whole genome shotgun sequence contains the following coding sequences:
- the LOC139503364 gene encoding uncharacterized protein: MGEQIPVIGRAIVNVNYKKESKKLPLLIVKRKGQNLLGRDWLNKLQLDWKDIFSVVGSDNQSSDLNVILEANKEIFKDELGTLDNYPIPKTEDLYATLGGGQEYTKLDLNQAYQQIELDEDSKRYVTINTHKGLFRYNRLPYGVASSPGIFQRTLENVVQGIANVFVRVDDILITGKTREEHLNTLSKRRIIPFLRRRVAIIFGIKKISSIFVWTSRYNHNRSQAAHRFREDKPIPTMAASRIQSWALTLTAYEYTIIYKEGSLNGNADGLSRLPLKTNTEKTPTPGDTILLMEHLATTPVDAKQIQKWTRKDTILSMVLRYILNEGPSKCPREDI, from the exons ATGGGAGAGCAGATTCCTGTAATAGGACGTGCAATCGTCAATGTCAACTACAAGAAGGAAAGCAAAAAATTACCATTACTGATAGTGAAGCGTAAAGGTCAGAATTTACTAGGCCGAGACTGGTTGAACAAACTCCAACTGGATTGGAAGGATATTTTCTCCGTTGTTGGAAGTGATAATCAATCGAGTGACTTGAATGTGATCTTGGAAGCAAATAAGGAGATTTTCAAAGATGAACTTGGAACT TTAGACAATTATCCGATTCCTAAAACAGAGGATTTATACGCAACGCTTGGAGGAGGACAAGAATATACAAAATTGGATTTAAACCAAGCATATCAACAAATTGAACTTGATGAGGACAGTAAAAGATATGTGACTATAAACACGCACAAGGGTTTATTCAGATACAATAGACTTCCTTATGGTGTAGCGTCCAGCCCAGGTATTTTCCAAAGAACACTTGAAAATGTAGTTCAAGGTATAGCCAATGTTTTTGTTCGAGTAGATGATATACTGATAACGGGTAAAACAAGAGAGGAACATCTGAATACTCTTTCTAAG AGAAGAATTATTCCGTTCTTGAGAAGGAGAGTGGCCATAATATTTGGTATCAAGaaaatttcatcaatatttgtATGGACATCCCGTTACAATCATAACCGATCACAAGCCGCTCATAGGTTTCGAGAAGATAAACCTATACCTACAATGGCCGCATCTCGAATTCAAAGTTGGGCACTGACGTTAACTGCATATGAGTACACGATTATATACAAAGAAGGGAGTTTGAATGGTAATGCGGATGGACTAAGTAGACTACCGCTGAAAACAAACACTGAAAAGACACCAACGCCAGGTGATACTATATTATTAATGGAACATTTAGCCACTACGCCAGTTGATGCTAAACAAATTCAAAAGTGGACACGCAAGGACACAATactgtctatggttcttagatacatttTGAATGAAGGGCCGTCAAAATGTCCACGTGAAGACATTTGA
- the LOC139502428 gene encoding putative nuclease HARBI1, whose protein sequence is MAALLMPPLRPRKDRVFRGTISHLTNLNDDELRRRYRFGKDSIAYLCNLLQDRLRRPTNKATALTVEQQVCIALRFYASGSFLQVIGDTLGYDKGTVSRVVNDVTDALIDIKDDFVSWPTDVDSINRIKCGFYRQSNFPNVLGCIDCTHVRIQAPSDDEPSYVNRKGYHSINVQAVCDFEGRFTNIFANWPGSTHDSHIFNTSTLSNHLQTNHRGLIDGVILGDSGYACRPYLLTPYANPTERHQQRFNGCHASTRSVIERTFGILKRRFHVLHSEVRMKPEKVCRIFGACAVLHNIALSRNEPLVNDDGAGVRLDQPVQVPAFLGVQDGRNTREHVARLFFNQ, encoded by the exons ATGGCTGCTTTGTTAATGCCACCACTGAGACCCAGAAAGGACAGAGTTTTTAGAGGAACTATTTcacatttaacaaatttaaatgatGATGAACTTAGAAGGAGGTATAGATTTGGCAAGGACTCAATTGCTTACCTTTGTAATCTTCTACAAGACAGACTCAGGAGGCCAACTAATAAAGCAACAGCACTGACTGTTGAACAGCAAGTATGTATTGCACTGCGTTTCTATGCATCCGGCTCATTCTTGCAAGTTATTGGAGATACATTGGGGTATGACAAAGGAACAGTTTCTCGTGTAGTAAATGATGTGACAGATGCCTTGATTGACATTAAGGACGATTTTGTGAGTTGGCCTACAGATGTGGATTCGATCAACAGGATAAAATGTGGGTTTTACAGGCAAAGCAACTTTCCGAATGTTTTGGGGTGCATTGACTGCACACATGTGAGAATACAGGCACCATCAGATGATGAACCATCCTATGTAAACAGAAAGGGGTACCACAGCATAAATGTGCAAGCTGTCTGTGATTTTGAAG GCAGGTTTACCAATATATTTGCAAACTGGCCAGGCTCCACTCACGACTCCCACATATTCAACACATCAACTTTGTCTAATCACCTCCAGACAAATCACAGGGGATTGATAGATGGTGTTATTCTTGGGGACAGTGGATATGCTTGTCGCCCTTACCTGCTTACTCCATATGCCAATCCAACAGAGAGACACCAGCAAAGGTTCAACGGATGCCATGCCAGTACTAGATCCGTTATAGAGAGGACTTTTGGTATTTTAAAAAGACGGTTTCATGTCCTTCATTCTGag GTCCGAATGAAACCAGAAAAAGTATGCAGAATTTTTGGTGCATGTGCAGTGTTGCATAACATCGCCTTGTCCAGAAATGAACCGTTGGTGAATGACGACGGTGCTGGTGTTCGACTTGATCAGCCCGTGCAAGTTCCAGCCTTTCTAGGAGTGCAAGATGGAAGAAACACGAGAGAACATGTTGCCAGATTATTTTTTAACCAATGA